The following proteins come from a genomic window of Pirellulales bacterium:
- a CDS encoding GspH/FimT family pseudopilin, whose translation MACSRQIRRGYTLAEMLVVVTLVAVLAWTMIPSMTPSASQQLLGTAETVASDLALARSLAVANGSTYRVTYQLTQNRYVLEHTGTNPALETLPHWAFRSPSDPADQHIVELSKLPNSGFTLPALASVTLGGTSTASTWIEFTPLGATSAAAESVVWLQTGSATSARYVAVRVNPVTGLTTIDDITGTAPAGAGIGGG comes from the coding sequence ATGGCCTGCTCACGACAAATTCGACGCGGATACACGCTCGCCGAGATGCTGGTGGTCGTGACGCTCGTGGCCGTTCTGGCCTGGACGATGATCCCCAGCATGACCCCCTCGGCCAGCCAGCAATTGCTGGGCACCGCCGAGACCGTCGCGTCCGACCTGGCCCTGGCCCGTAGTCTGGCAGTGGCCAATGGCAGCACCTACCGCGTCACGTACCAGCTCACTCAGAACCGCTACGTGCTTGAGCACACGGGCACCAATCCCGCGCTGGAAACGCTGCCGCATTGGGCGTTCCGCTCGCCGAGCGACCCGGCCGACCAACACATCGTCGAACTGAGCAAGCTGCCGAACTCCGGCTTTACTTTGCCCGCACTGGCGAGCGTGACGCTGGGCGGCACAAGCACGGCCTCGACTTGGATTGAATTCACGCCGCTGGGAGCCACGTCCGCGGCGGCCGAGTCGGTCGTCTGGTTGCAGACCGGTAGCGCAACCAGCGCTCGCTACGTCGCCGTTCGCGTCAATCCCGTGACCGGCCTGACCACGATCGACGACATCACCGGCACCGCGCCCGCCGGCGCAGGGATCGGCGGTGGATAA